Within Corynebacterium timonense, the genomic segment CACCATGGTGATGCCCATGGCGACGAGGACCACCTGGATGCTGCCGCCCAGGGGCAGCAGCGCCAGGCCGAGGAGGGCGATGATGCTGCCGCGAGCGACGATGCGCAGGAAGGTCGTCGTCGTGTAGCTGCGCCCGATGATCATGAGGGTCACGCCCGCAAGGATCGCGAAGAGGGCGGCCGGGAGGCCGGACAGGATGACCTTGGTGCTCCAGAGGAGCGAGGCCATGTGGAGGATTATCATGCCGATAATCGCGAGTGCGCGGGCGATGTCGAGGCCCGCGATGCGCAAAGGTGCAGACACCTAGCACTCTCCTTCATACGAGGTGGGGCGCGGCGACCGCGCCCGTGGAATAGCGACCCTCTTTGTGTACTCAGGAGTACTGGTAAATCCCTGTGTTAAGAATATTCTTACACTGCTTAAATGTAATCATGTTCATACATAAGGTGCGCTACTCGTGGAAGCGCTTCACCATCTCCGCCACATGCGCCCCCGCCTCGGGCCCCTCGTAGGCCTCCACGACGTCAGCGACGAGGCCCGCTTGGCGGATCTCCCCCTTGTCCACCCACATCGCGGTCGTGCACAGCTGCGCCAGGAAATCGTTGGAGTGGGAGGCGAAGACGAGGATGCCGGAACGCTCCACCATCTCGGCGAGGCGCACGCGGGCTTTGGCCATGAAGGCGGCGTCGACGGCGCCGATGCCTTCGTCGAGAAGCAAAATCTCGGGCTCGATCGACGTGACCACCCCGAGGGCGAGGCGCACGCGCATGCCGGTGGAGTAGGTGCGCAGCGGCATGTCCAAGTAGTCGCCGAGCTCGGAGAACTCCGCGATCTCGTCGATCTTCGCCTTCATCTGCTTGCGCGTCTGGCCGAGGAAGAGGCCGCGGATGATGATGTTTTCGTAGCCGGAGATCTCCGGGTCCATGCCCACGCCGAGGTCAAAGACCGGGGCGACGCGGCCGCGCACGTCGGCCACTCCGCGGGTGGGCTCGTAGATGCCCGACAGAAGCCGCAGCAGCGTGGACTTGCCGGCGCCGTTGTGCCCCACCAGGCCGACGCGGTCGCCCTCCCTCAGGTGGAGGTTGACGTCGCGCAGGGCCTCGACGACGACGGTGTTCGCGTCGTTTCTCCCGATCGCGCCGCCGGCGGAGGAGATCACCGCCTTCTTCAGCGAGCGGGACTTGGCGTCGAAGATGGGGAAATCGACGCAGGCGTTGTACGTGTCAATGGAAACCATGTGGTGACATCCTTTACACCCAGTACGGCACGCGGAAGCGCCACTGGCGCATGACCACGAGCGCGAGGATCAGGCCGACGACGGTGCAGCCCCCGACGATGGCCCAGTGGTAGGCGGCCAGTGGTTCGTCGATAAGCGGGGCCCGAATGATCTCGAGGTAGTGGTAGAGCGGGTTGATCTCCGCGATGCGCGCGCGTTCGGCGACCTCGCCGCCCTGCTCGCGCAGCGTCGCCGTGGTCCACACGATCGGAGTGACGTAGAACAGCAGCTGCACGAGCGCCTCAAGCAGCGGCGCGACGTCGCGAAAACGCGTGGCCACGATACCGAACAGCATGGCCACCCACACCCCGTTGATGACCAGAAGCGCAAGCGCCGGCACCGCCAGAAGCGTCTCCCACGACAACCGGATGCGGAAGACGATGACCAAGATCACCCAAATGACCATGTTGTGGGCCAAAAACAGCAGCTGGCGCCACACCAACCGGTACACGTGCACCGACAGCGCCGACGGCAGCTGCTTAATCAGGCCCTCGTTGTCGATGAAGACGTTCGCGCCTTCCTTAATACAGCCCGCGAGGAATCCCCAGATGATGAAGCCCACCGTGACGTGCGGCAAAAAGTCGCGCACGGGAATCTGGAAAAGCATCGAATACAGCAGGCCCAGCGCCAGCGACATCACGCCGGTGGCGATGGTGATCCACAGCGGGCCGAGCGTGGAACGGCGGTAGCGCTGCTTGATGTCCTGCCACCCCAGCTGCAGCCACAGTTCGTGCTGGCGCCAGCCGTGTATGAGGTCAGCCCACGCCATCCCCAGCGTCCTCGAGCGCGAGCGCGGGGTGTTCTCGGCGGCCGCCGAGGTCATCCGGGCGACGTCGGCGCGCAATTGTTTCTTGTCCTGCACGTGGCTAACCCTATCGCGTGGGGCCGCACATCCGTTACCCGCAACAGCGGAAACGCTCCACGCGCGCCCTAGCAGGGGGTGTGCATCAAGGAAGACAGCCGTGCATAATTGGATTCGTTGTTTGCGCAGGAGCATGTACAGGGGCATGTTCGGACGAAGTGGGAGGTTCAACCCGTGGCCTACGATGTCGCCAGCGTGCGCGGCCTCTACACCTCGTTGTCCGACGGCTGGACGTACCTCAACGCGCAGGCCTTCCCGCAGATCCCCGAGCGGGTCTCCGCCGCCGTCGCCCGCTCCTTCCGCATGTCCCCCGCGATCACCCGCCCCGAGCCCGCCGGGGGCTCCCACTCCCGCCGGTCCGCCGGCCAGCCCGAGGGCTTCGCCTTCCTTCACGACGCCCGAACGGCCATCGCCGACCTCACCGGCGCCACCCCCGACCGCGTGGTCCTCGGCCCGAGCCTCCACGCCCTCTACTCCGCGCTCGCCGCCGCGATGCGCCCCATGTTCCGCCACAACTCCACCGTCGTGCTCAACAACGCGGACCGCCCCGAGCTCACCGCGGCGCTTTTGCGCACCGACGCCGCGCCCCGCTGGGCGCAGGCCGACCTCGCCACCGGCGAGCTGCCCGCCTGGCAGTACGACACGCTTGTCGACGGCACCACCCGCCTCGTCTCCATCCCCGCGGCGCACAGCCTGCTGGGCAACGTCACCGCCGTCGCCGACATCGTCGACCGCGTCCGCACCCGCTCCCGCGCCTGGGTCGTCGTCGACGCCTCCGCCTACGCGCCCTACCGCGCCGTTCACGTCGACGACTGGGGCGCCGACGCCGTCGCCATCGACATCGCCGAGATGGGCGGGCCGCAGATCGCCGCCCTCATCGTCCGCGACGCCGCCATGTTCGGGCGCCTCGAGCCCCTCGGCCACCCGTCCGCAACCGGCGCGGAGAAGCTGGCCCAGCAGGTCTCCCCCGGCCTCGCCGGCGGCGTCCCCGCCCTCGTCGAGCACTACGCCACCCTCTCCGAGCAACCCCCCGCCGGCCGCACCAGCCGCCGCGCCCGCCTCCTCGCCTCGATGTCCGACACCGCCGCCTACCTCAACAGCCTGCGCGACGACCTGCACACCTTCCTGGGAACCCTCCCCGCCGTCCACATCGTCGGCGTCTCCGGCGAAGCCGCCGACGGCGCCACCATCGACCGCGTCCCCCGCCTCAGCTTCGGCGTGCGCGGCGTGCCCTCCGCCACCGTGAACCAGCGCCTCTTTGCCAACAACATCGTGGCCACCAAAACGCCCGCCACGCCGCTTTTTGACGACATGGGCGTCCCCGAAATGGGCGGCGCCGTCACCGTCGGCCTCAGTCCCTTCAACACCACCGGCGACGTCGACCACCTCATCCGCGCCGTCGCGTCGCTGGCGTAGGGCTCTGGGGTTTTGCGACCTGGGGTGTCGCTGAGGTCGACCAAGGCCCACAACCCCAAAAGCGGAACTCTAAAAATCGGCGATATCTGGCCCGGAACGCGGATTTTTAGGGCTCCGTTTTTAGGGGGAAGGAGCGCCTACACCGTCAGCACGATCTTGCCGGTACGCGCCTCGGCGTCCAGGTGCTTGTGCGCCTCGGCAGCTTCGGCAAGAGGGAAGGTCCGCGTCACGTTCGCTTTAATGCTGCCGTCCTCGAGCAGCGCCCAGAAACCCGCAGGCACCCACAACTCCAAAAACAGAACTCTAAAAATCCGCGATATCCGGCCCCGAACGCGGATTTTTAGTGTTCTGTTTTTAGGGGGAAGGAGCGTCTACACCGTCAGCACGATTTTGCCGGTACGCGCGTCGGTGTCGAGGTGTTTGTGCGCCTGCGCAGCCTCGGCGAGGGGGAAGGTCCGCGTCACGTTCGCTTTGATGGTGCCGTCCTCGAGGAGCGGCCAGACGTTCTTCACGGTGTCCGCGACGATCTCGGCTTTCATCTCCACGGGCCGGGCGCGCAGGGTGGTCGCGTGCACGGACTGGCGGCGCGGCATCATGCGCCCGAGGCTGAGGGTGCCTTTCGGGCCGCCTTGCAGGGCGATGACGACGAGGCGACCGTCCATGTCGAGGCACTTGATGTTGCGTTCGAGGTAGTCGCCGCCGACGACGTCGAGGATGATGTCGCGGCTTCCCTCGAGTTCCTCGAGGAAGTCCTGCTCCTTGTAGTTGATGAGGATGTCGGCGCCGAGCTCGCGGCAGTAGTCGAGCTTCTCCTGGCTGCCGGCGGTGACGGCGACCTCGCAGCCGAGCGCCTTGCACAGTTGGATGGCGAAGGACCCGATGCCGCCGGAGCCGCCGTGGATGAGCACGCGGTCGCCCTTCTTCACGCCCGCGACCATGCCCAGGTTGGACCACACGGTGGCCGCGACCTCGACGATGCCCGCGGTGTGTTCCAGGCTGAAGCCCTTCGGCACGGGGGTGAGCTGGCCTTCCGGCACGGCGACGTACTCGGCGTAGCCGCCGCCGGCGAGGAGGCAGCCGACTTCTTCGCCGACGGTGCGGCCGGTGTCGCCGGCGTCAACGATGGCGCCGGCGCATTCGAGGCCGATGATCTCGGAGGCGCCCTTCGGCGGCGGGTAGTTGCCCTGGGCCTGGACGAGGTCGGCGCGGTTGACGCCCGCGGCCTTGACCTGGACCAGAACGTCGCCGGGGCGCAGCTCAGGGGTGTCGACCTCGGTGAGCGCGAGGGAGTGGGGGTCGTTGGGATCGTGCAGGGTGATTGCCTTCATGCCGCCCCAGATTATCTAAGTTTCGCCCCCGCGGGCTAAGATCGGGGCGCTGGAGACGTGGCAGAGCGGCCGAATGCACCGGTCTTGAAAACCGGCGAGGGTCACACCTCCGCGGGTTCAAATCCCGCCGTCTCCGCAGGTTCCCCGGGGCCGCTGCCGTCTACGCCAGCGCGTCGAGCGCCTCGACGAAGCGCGCGGCCGCGGCCTCGGGGTCCGCCCACTTGTCCAGGCCGAACAGGCCGACGCGGAAGGTGGCAAAGTCGTCGCCCTCGTCGATTTTCAGCGGCACGCCCGCGGCGATCTGCAGCCCCTGGGCTTTGAAGGCGGCGCCCGACTGCAGCTCAGGCGAGGTGGCGTAGAGGACGACGACCCCGTTGGACTGGTAGCCCTCCGCCGCGACGGAGATGTAGCCGCGCGCGGCGGCGGCGCCGCGCACGAGGCGCCCGAGCGTTTCTTGGCGCTGCGCCAGCTCGTCGAGCCCGACGCGCACGGATTCCTTCATCGCCTCGAGGTTGTGCAGGATCGTGTCCGTCGGCAGCGTCGAGTGGTACCCGGCCGTGCCGTCGCGGTAGCCGTCGAAAATGTCGAGCCACTTCTTCAGGTCCAGCGTGAACGAGCTGCTTGTCGACGCCTCAACGGCGCCCCTCCCCTTCTCCCCGAGCAGGACGTAGCCCGTCGCAGGCGACCCGGACCACGACTTCTGCGGGGCGGAGACGAGAACGTCGACGCCGGTGGCCTTCATGTCCGTGAACGAGGCGCCGGCGGCGATGCAGTCGAGGACGAACAGCGCGCCGTTCTCGCTGGCGATCTCCCCGAGGCCGCGCAGGTAGTCCGGGGGAAGGGTGAGGCCGGCGGCCGTTTCCGTGTGCGCGGTGACGATGATGTCGGGGGAGAATGTGGAGGCGGCCTGGCGGACGTCGTCAAGCGAAGGCGGAGCGAAGGAGGGGGTGGCGGAGTCCGAGGTGGGTCGGGCGTTGAGGACCGTGACAGTGTCGGTGAGGGAGGCGGCGTCGATGATCTGCGACCAGCGGAAGGTGAACAGGCCCGAGCGGATGATGAGAACCTTCTTGCCGGCGAAGAGCTGGCGGGCCACCGCCTCCATCGCCCCGGTGCCGCCGCCGGGCACGAGGGCGGCGGAGTCGGCGTTGTAGGTGGAGGTCAGCAGCCCGAGGATCTCCTGCGCAGCCGTGATGAACTTCTGCGACATGTGGTTGAGGGAGCGGTCGGTGAAGACCACGGAGTACTCGAGGAGGCCGTCGGGGTCGATGTCGGTGCGGGGCAGATCAGTCATACAGCCAGAGACTAGCCCGGATCCGGCGGCGAGGCGCCGAATACGACGGCATTTTGTGGCAGGGGCGTTCGTTGGGTACGATGCATCAAGGTCTGGAGACGTGCCAGAGCGGCCGAATGGGGCTCCCTGCTAAGGAGTTGCCCTCTTTGCGGAGGGCCGCAGGTTCAAATCCTGTCGTCTCCGCCACGCGCCCGTAGCTCAACGGATAGAGCATCTGACTACGGATCAGAAGGTTGGGGGTTCGAATCCCTCCGGGCGCACCATGTGTCTTCGGCTCGGGCTCCCTCGTGCACAATGGAGCCCATGACTGCCCCCCTGAACCCGCGCGGGACGACCGCGGCGGTGATTGTCACCCATGACCGCGTCGAGCTGCTGCGGCACTCCCTGGAGCAGGTGGTCGGCCAGACGCACCCGGTCGACTGGGTCATCGTGGTGGACAACGCGGCGCAGGACGAGGTCCGCGCGCTCGTGGAGGAGCTCGCCGGGCAGCGGGCGGTGTACCTCGCCTCGCGGACGAACCTCGGCGGGGCGGGCGGCTTCGCCTACGGGTTCCTGCACGCGCTCGCGCTCGGCGCCGACGCCGTGTGGTGCGCGGACGACGACGGCCGCCCGGCCGACGTGCACGTCCTCGAGACGCTCTACGCCACCGCCACCGAGCGCGGCCTGCACGAGGTCAGCCCCCTCGTGCTCAGCCTGAGCGACCCCGACCAGCTGGCGTTTCCCCTGCGCCAGGGCCTGACGTGGAAGCGCTCCGTGTCGGAGCTCGAAGGCGAGTTCCTCCCCCAGTACGCGTCCCTGTTCAACGGCGCGCTCATCAGCGCGGCGGCGATGGAGCGCATCGGCGTGCCGGACTACCGGCTGTTCATCCGCGGCGACGAGGTGGAGTACCACCGGCGCCTGTCCCAGTCGGGCCTGCGCTACGGCACGGCCCTCAACGCCGCCTACCTGCACCCGGACGGCTCGGGGGAGTTCGTGCCCATCATGGGCGGGCGCGCGCACGCGCAGTGGCCGGACAACGACACGAAGCGCTTTTTCACCTACCGCAACCGCGGCTACATCATGAACCAGCGGGGGATGCGAAAGATGAAGCTGCAAGAGGTGGTGCGTTTCGGCTGGTTTTTCCTAGTGCAGAAAAAAAGCCCGCGCGAGTTCGGGCAGTGGATCAGCCTTGTGCGGCGCGGGGCGAGGGAGGATTTCCGTCGCCCCCAGTAGGCGGCAGCGGGTCGATCTCCTGCTCGAGCACCACCTTCGTCTCCTCCCGGAAGATCACGCGGCGCTGCAGCACGAAGTTGGTCACGGTGGCCACGCCTTGGGCGATGATGAAGGAAACTGTGTCCTTGAACGGGTTGACCAGCCCGAGGCTTTGCAGGGGCGCGTCGGTGATCTGGTACAGAAACCATTGCACGCCGAACGTCACGGCGTAAAGGGCGAACACGGCGCCCGCCTTCTTCACGTTGATCTGCGCCTGGAAGGCGAACCGGGAGTTGAGCAGGTACGCCACGATCGTGCCAAAGACCCAGCCGATCGCTTTCGACAGCCCGCGTGTCAGGGGGGTCAACTCCGTGAGCGAGTAGGTGATTCCGAAGTCGATGATCGCGCAGCCGACGCCGATGATGACGAAGGGAACCAGCTGGCGCTGAACGGATTGCCGGTACTCTTTGGACACGGGCGACTAGCTTACCCCCGCAACAGCTCGCGGAAGATATCCAAACGGTCCACCGGCGCCGACTCGGCGGGCCCGTAGACCCCGAGCCCGGCGAGCCTGACCAGGGACCCCGCGCACAAAGAGCGCACCTGTGACGCCGGGCAATGCCCCCACCCCAGCGCGGCAAAGGTGGAAGAAATGATCGAGTCGGTGGTGTCCTCGTCGGCGAAGCACGCCAGCCCCAGCAGCACGCTCCAGTACGCGTCGCGGCCCTTCGCGGTTCGCTCCCGCGGCAGCCGGGCGGCCGCGTCCCGCACGCGCTTATCGACGCCCCCGCGGCGCACATCCAGCGCATGCAGCAGCAGCACGTAGTCGAACATGCGCGAGCGGGTGACCACCTCGCGCAGCTCCGGGCGCACGGAGCGCAGCACGTCGGCGGCGCGGTCGTCGCCGATGAGGCGGCGGTTGACCTCCGCGATGTCGAAGGGGGTGTCGCCGAAGTCCCCGGCGCCGGCGATGCACACGGCGGGAGGGGTGGCCTCGTCGCGCGGGTAGGTCTCCGCCAGCTCGAACACGAAGCGCCACAGGCCCCACGAGTAATGCAGGGGGCCACTGCCCGGACGCAGGACGTCTCCCAGGGTGCGGCCTGAGCGGCTGAAGTGGGAGGGCGCTGGTGGGGCGTCGTCAAGCACAAAGGCCGTGGCGACGACCCGCTGGGCCTCCCGCAGCGTGGTGGCCTCGTCGAAGCCGATGTAGCGGAAGATCTCTTCGTCCGCCTTCATGGTGGACACGCGGGCGACGAGGGTGAAGCGGCTGCGCCGCGACGCCTCGCGTCGCGCGCGGGCAAGCGCGAGGTCGACGACCGGCGCCCGGGTGCGCCCGGTGGCGGTGCTCATTCCTACCGCCCCGACGGGAGCGCCTTCGCCGCGAGGTAGCCGCCAGCGGCGACGACCCCCATGAGCGTCCACGGGGCGCCCACGCCGCGGCGGCTCAGCCAACGGGCGGCGGCCCGGTGCAGCCGCGCCCCGACGACCGCGGCCCCGACGGCCACCCCGGCGACCCCGCCGAGAGCCGCCCATGTCGCAGCGGGCCCCGCGGTGCCTTCGCCGCGCTCTCTCAGCACGGTGGTGAGGTCGTTGGCGGGGTCCTCGTCGAAGGCGTTGAATGCTGCGACGAGCGCGAGGTTCGCGGCGGCGAGCCCGGCGCGGGTCAGTCCCGTGCCCCGCGTCAGGTCGCCTGCCGCGTAGTACGCGAGGATGAAGGCGGCCTGCGCCGCCTGCCCGCCGAGGGTGTTGTCCAACGCGTTGTAGTCGGTCGCGCTGTCGTCGGTGGTCTCGGGTGCGTCCATGCCAGCCCATGGTAGACACGCATTAGGCTCGGCGTTTATGAAAAAGCATTACAAAGGCGACGACCCGAACGCCATCCACGAGGCCGCGCAGCGCATCGAGGCCCCGCTGTCCGACTTCATGGCGCGCCTGTTCGCCGAAGAGCTCCCCTTCCTCGACTCCACCTCCCGCACGCGCGTCTACGAGCTGCTACGCGAGTACAAAGCGGCAGGCCGCCCGGTGATTTCCTCGCAGGAGGAGCTGCCCGCCGAGATCCGGGAATTGATGGACCTGTAAGGGTGGCGGACTAGGCTGGGGCGCGTCGCTTCGTCGCGCCGCTTCGCCGCGCACTCGCGAGACTTACCAAGGAGAACGCTGACGCACATGGAACTGCACACAACCGTTGAATCGCTCCACGGCTGGGGCCGGACAGCTCCGTCGACGGCCCACGTCCTGTCCACGCCTGACGTTGAGGCCATCAAGCAGGCCGTGGCGCAGGTCGCGGCCGACAACGAGTCGCTGCCCGCCGGCCGCCGCCGCGGCGTCATCGCCCGCGGCATGGGCCGCTCCTACGGCGACCCGGCCCAAAACGGCGGCGGTCTGGTCGTCGATATGCAAGCCCTGAACCAGATCCACTCGGTCGACCCCGAGAGCGCGATTGTCGACGTCGACGCGGGCGTCACCCTCGACCAGCTGATGAAGGCCGCGCTGCCCTACGGCCTGTGGGTGCCCGTTTTGCCCGGTACCCGGCAGGTGACCATCGGCGGCGCCATCGGGCCCGACATCCACGGCAAGAACCACCACACGGCGGGCTCCTTCGGCAACCACGTCGTCTCGCTTGAACTCCTCGTCGCCGACGGCCGCGTCCTCCACCTCACGCCCGAGGGCGGCGAGGACGACCCGGACGGCACGCTGTTCTGGGCCACCGTCGGCGGCATGGGCCTGACCGGCATCATCCTGCGCGCGCGCATCCGCATGACCAAGACGGAGACCGCCTATTTCATCGCGGACACCGACCGCACGGACACCCTCGACGAGACCATCGCCGCGCACTCCGACGGCTCCGAGGTCAACTACGAGTACTCCTCCGCCTGGTTCGACGCCATCTCCGGCCCGCCGAAGACAGGCCGTTCCACCATTTCCCGCGGCTCCCTGGCCACCCTGGCGCAGCTGGAAGAGTTCGCCCCGAAGCTGGCCAAGGAGCCGCTGAAGTTCAACGCCCCGCAGCTCATGACGGTGCCGGACATCTTCCCCTCCTGGACCATGAACAAACTCTCGCTCATGGCCATCGGCGAGGCGTACTACCTGATGGGCGCCCCGGCGCGGAACCAGGTGAAAAACCTCACGCAGTTCTACCAGCCGCTCGACCTCATCGGCGAGTGGAACCGCGGCTACGGCTCGGCCGGCTTTTTGCAGTACCAGTTCGTCGTGCCGACCGACGCCGTCGAGCCGTTCAAGGACATCATCTACCAGATCCAGGCCAGCGGGCACTACAGCGCGCTCAACGTGTTCAAGCTGTTCGGCGAGGGCAACCGCGCGCCACTGTCCTACCCGATGAAGGGCTGGAACGTGTGCGTCGACTTCCCCATCCGCCCCGGCCTCGGCGAGTTCCTCGACCGCCTCGACGACCAAGTCATGGAGTTCGGCGGGCGCCTCTACCTGGCCAAGGAGTCGCGCACCTCGGCGGAGAAGTTCCACGCCATGTACCCGGGCCTGGAGGGCTGGCTGGAGACCCGCCGCGCCATCGACCCGACCGGCGTCTTCGCCTCCGACATGTCCCGCCGCCTCGAGCTCAGCTAGTTCCAAACCTCAAGGAGAAACCACATGCTCAACGCTGTAGGCCAAGCCCAGCACATCCTGCTCATCGGCGGCACCTCCGAGATCGGACTCGCCACCGTGCGCGAGCTCCTCTCCCGCGGCGCCGCGCCCACGGTCACCCTGGCGCTGCGCAAGGAATCCCCGCGCGCCGACGCCGCCGTGGAGGAGGTCACCCGCGCCGGGGCAGGCGAGGTGCGCGTGGTGGACTTCCACGCCACCGACTTCGCCTCCCACCCCGCCACGATCGAGGAGGCCTTCGTCGGCGGCGACGTCGACGTCGCCATCGTCGCCTTCGGCACCCTGGGCGACCAGGAGGCGCTCTGGCAGGACCAGGAGCTCGCCGTCGAATCCGTCCAGACCAACTACACCGCCTTCGTCTCCGTCGGCGTGCTGTTGGGCCAGGCGCTGCGCGCGCAGGGCCACGGCACGATCATCGCTCTGAGCTCGGTCGCCGGCCAAAAGGTGCGCCGCTCTAACTTCGTCTACGGCTCCGCCAAGGCCGGCATGGACGGGTTCTACCTGCAGCTCGGCGAGGCGCTGCGCAACGACGGCGTGAGCGTCACCGTGGTGCGCCCGGGCCAGGTGCGCACCAAGATGACTCACGGGCTGAAGGAGGCCCCGCTGACGGTGGACAAAGAGCAGGTCGCCGAGGCCGCCGTGGAGGCCGCGCTGAAGGGAGAGCGCACGGTGTTCGTCCACCCGCTCTTCGGCCCGATTTCGTTCGTGCTGCAGCACATCCCGGCGCCGATCATGCGGCGGCTGAGCTTCTAGGCCGAGCTTCTCACGCGGCGGTGTCCGGGCCGTGTGAGAGACTGTTACCCATGCAGTTTTCTCAGACGGAAACAGCGCCACCGCTT encodes:
- a CDS encoding ABC transporter permease, which produces MTSAAAENTPRSRSRTLGMAWADLIHGWRQHELWLQLGWQDIKQRYRRSTLGPLWITIATGVMSLALGLLYSMLFQIPVRDFLPHVTVGFIIWGFLAGCIKEGANVFIDNEGLIKQLPSALSVHVYRLVWRQLLFLAHNMVIWVILVIVFRIRLSWETLLAVPALALLVINGVWVAMLFGIVATRFRDVAPLLEALVQLLFYVTPIVWTTATLREQGGEVAERARIAEINPLYHYLEIIRAPLIDEPLAAYHWAIVGGCTVVGLILALVVMRQWRFRVPYWV
- a CDS encoding aminotransferase class V-fold PLP-dependent enzyme; translation: MTDLPRTDIDPDGLLEYSVVFTDRSLNHMSQKFITAAQEILGLLTSTYNADSAALVPGGGTGAMEAVARQLFAGKKVLIIRSGLFTFRWSQIIDAASLTDTVTVLNARPTSDSATPSFAPPSLDDVRQAASTFSPDIIVTAHTETAAGLTLPPDYLRGLGEIASENGALFVLDCIAAGASFTDMKATGVDVLVSAPQKSWSGSPATGYVLLGEKGRGAVEASTSSSFTLDLKKWLDIFDGYRDGTAGYHSTLPTDTILHNLEAMKESVRVGLDELAQRQETLGRLVRGAAAARGYISVAAEGYQSNGVVVLYATSPELQSGAAFKAQGLQIAAGVPLKIDEGDDFATFRVGLFGLDKWADPEAAAARFVEALDALA
- a CDS encoding glycosyltransferase, with protein sequence MTAPLNPRGTTAAVIVTHDRVELLRHSLEQVVGQTHPVDWVIVVDNAAQDEVRALVEELAGQRAVYLASRTNLGGAGGFAYGFLHALALGADAVWCADDDGRPADVHVLETLYATATERGLHEVSPLVLSLSDPDQLAFPLRQGLTWKRSVSELEGEFLPQYASLFNGALISAAAMERIGVPDYRLFIRGDEVEYHRRLSQSGLRYGTALNAAYLHPDGSGEFVPIMGGRAHAQWPDNDTKRFFTYRNRGYIMNQRGMRKMKLQEVVRFGWFFLVQKKSPREFGQWISLVRRGAREDFRRPQ
- a CDS encoding decaprenylphospho-beta-D-erythro-pentofuranosid-2-ulose 2-reductase, translated to MLNAVGQAQHILLIGGTSEIGLATVRELLSRGAAPTVTLALRKESPRADAAVEEVTRAGAGEVRVVDFHATDFASHPATIEEAFVGGDVDVAIVAFGTLGDQEALWQDQELAVESVQTNYTAFVSVGVLLGQALRAQGHGTIIALSSVAGQKVRRSNFVYGSAKAGMDGFYLQLGEALRNDGVSVTVVRPGQVRTKMTHGLKEAPLTVDKEQVAEAAVEAALKGERTVFVHPLFGPISFVLQHIPAPIMRRLSF
- a CDS encoding zinc-binding dehydrogenase, with amino-acid sequence MELWVPAGFWALLEDGSIKANVTRTFPLAEAAEAHKHLDAEARTGKIVLTV
- a CDS encoding aminotransferase class V-fold PLP-dependent enzyme; the protein is MAYDVASVRGLYTSLSDGWTYLNAQAFPQIPERVSAAVARSFRMSPAITRPEPAGGSHSRRSAGQPEGFAFLHDARTAIADLTGATPDRVVLGPSLHALYSALAAAMRPMFRHNSTVVLNNADRPELTAALLRTDAAPRWAQADLATGELPAWQYDTLVDGTTRLVSIPAAHSLLGNVTAVADIVDRVRTRSRAWVVVDASAYAPYRAVHVDDWGADAVAIDIAEMGGPQIAALIVRDAAMFGRLEPLGHPSATGAEKLAQQVSPGLAGGVPALVEHYATLSEQPPAGRTSRRARLLASMSDTAAYLNSLRDDLHTFLGTLPAVHIVGVSGEAADGATIDRVPRLSFGVRGVPSATVNQRLFANNIVATKTPATPLFDDMGVPEMGGAVTVGLSPFNTTGDVDHLIRAVASLA
- a CDS encoding FAD-binding oxidoreductase, with protein sequence MELHTTVESLHGWGRTAPSTAHVLSTPDVEAIKQAVAQVAADNESLPAGRRRGVIARGMGRSYGDPAQNGGGLVVDMQALNQIHSVDPESAIVDVDAGVTLDQLMKAALPYGLWVPVLPGTRQVTIGGAIGPDIHGKNHHTAGSFGNHVVSLELLVADGRVLHLTPEGGEDDPDGTLFWATVGGMGLTGIILRARIRMTKTETAYFIADTDRTDTLDETIAAHSDGSEVNYEYSSAWFDAISGPPKTGRSTISRGSLATLAQLEEFAPKLAKEPLKFNAPQLMTVPDIFPSWTMNKLSLMAIGEAYYLMGAPARNQVKNLTQFYQPLDLIGEWNRGYGSAGFLQYQFVVPTDAVEPFKDIIYQIQASGHYSALNVFKLFGEGNRAPLSYPMKGWNVCVDFPIRPGLGEFLDRLDDQVMEFGGRLYLAKESRTSAEKFHAMYPGLEGWLETRRAIDPTGVFASDMSRRLELS
- a CDS encoding GtrA family protein gives rise to the protein MSKEYRQSVQRQLVPFVIIGVGCAIIDFGITYSLTELTPLTRGLSKAIGWVFGTIVAYLLNSRFAFQAQINVKKAGAVFALYAVTFGVQWFLYQITDAPLQSLGLVNPFKDTVSFIIAQGVATVTNFVLQRRVIFREETKVVLEQEIDPLPPTGGDGNPPSPRAAQG
- a CDS encoding NAD(P)H-quinone oxidoreductase, translated to MKAITLHDPNDPHSLALTEVDTPELRPGDVLVQVKAAGVNRADLVQAQGNYPPPKGASEIIGLECAGAIVDAGDTGRTVGEEVGCLLAGGGYAEYVAVPEGQLTPVPKGFSLEHTAGIVEVAATVWSNLGMVAGVKKGDRVLIHGGSGGIGSFAIQLCKALGCEVAVTAGSQEKLDYCRELGADILINYKEQDFLEELEGSRDIILDVVGGDYLERNIKCLDMDGRLVVIALQGGPKGTLSLGRMMPRRQSVHATTLRARPVEMKAEIVADTVKNVWPLLEDGTIKANVTRTFPLAEAAQAHKHLDTDARTGKIVLTV
- a CDS encoding ABC transporter ATP-binding protein, with the protein product MVSIDTYNACVDFPIFDAKSRSLKKAVISSAGGAIGRNDANTVVVEALRDVNLHLREGDRVGLVGHNGAGKSTLLRLLSGIYEPTRGVADVRGRVAPVFDLGVGMDPEISGYENIIIRGLFLGQTRKQMKAKIDEIAEFSELGDYLDMPLRTYSTGMRVRLALGVVTSIEPEILLLDEGIGAVDAAFMAKARVRLAEMVERSGILVFASHSNDFLAQLCTTAMWVDKGEIRQAGLVADVVEAYEGPEAGAHVAEMVKRFHE